From the genome of Deinococcus sp. JMULE3, one region includes:
- the pilM gene encoding type IV pilus assembly protein PilM, whose protein sequence is MSSFLNRLLSPRPNALGVEIGTSAIKVVALRPGSPPSLQHAVMVPTPIGSMRDGLVVEPQAVATELKNLLAEHRITNRFAVTSIPNQVAVTRNIMVPKMDRKDLQEAIKWEAERYIPYPIDDVSLDFDLLDDPANVPDDGQMEVVIAAAPTEAVARQVEVLRLAGLEPSIVDLKSFAALRALRGNLLGEHLTKSTLTGSNYTEAGEVALVMEIGASSSVINLVRGDRVLMARNINVSADDFTTALQKAFDLDFSAAEEVKLGYATATTPTEDEEDLLNFDMSREQYSPARVFEVVRPVLGDLITEIRRSLEFYRVQSGDVVIDRTFLAGGGAKLRGLAAAISDALGFRVEVASPWLTVQTDQANVDTGYLQANAPEFTVPLGLALRGVTSRG, encoded by the coding sequence ATGTCGAGTTTCCTGAACCGCTTACTCAGTCCACGCCCGAATGCCCTGGGTGTGGAGATTGGCACGAGTGCCATCAAGGTCGTGGCCCTGCGCCCCGGCTCCCCGCCGTCCCTCCAGCACGCCGTGATGGTGCCCACGCCCATCGGCAGCATGCGCGACGGACTGGTCGTGGAACCGCAGGCGGTCGCCACCGAGCTGAAGAACCTGCTGGCCGAGCACCGCATCACGAACCGCTTCGCCGTCACCTCGATCCCGAATCAGGTGGCGGTCACGCGAAACATCATGGTGCCGAAGATGGACCGCAAGGACCTGCAGGAGGCCATCAAGTGGGAGGCCGAACGCTACATCCCCTACCCCATCGACGACGTCAGCCTGGACTTCGACCTGCTCGACGACCCGGCCAACGTGCCCGACGACGGGCAGATGGAGGTCGTGATCGCCGCCGCGCCCACCGAGGCGGTCGCGCGGCAGGTCGAGGTGCTGCGCCTGGCGGGCCTGGAGCCCAGCATCGTGGACCTGAAGTCCTTCGCGGCGCTGCGCGCCCTGCGCGGGAACCTGCTCGGTGAGCACCTGACCAAGAGCACCCTGACCGGCAGCAACTACACCGAGGCCGGCGAGGTCGCACTGGTCATGGAGATCGGCGCGAGCAGCTCCGTGATCAACCTCGTGCGCGGCGACCGCGTCCTGATGGCCCGCAACATCAACGTGTCCGCCGACGACTTCACGACCGCGCTGCAGAAGGCCTTCGACCTGGACTTCAGCGCCGCCGAGGAAGTCAAGCTGGGTTACGCGACCGCCACGACCCCCACCGAGGACGAGGAGGACCTGCTGAACTTCGACATGTCCCGCGAGCAGTACTCGCCGGCCCGCGTGTTCGAGGTCGTGCGTCCCGTGCTGGGTGACCTGATCACCGAGATCCGCCGCAGCCTGGAGTTCTACCGCGTCCAGAGCGGCGACGTCGTCATCGACCGGACCTTCCTGGCCGGGGGCGGCGCGAAACTGCGCGGCCTGGCCGCCGCGATCAGCGACGCGCTGGGCTTCCGCGTGGAGGTCGCCAGCCCCTGGCTGACCGTGCAGACCGACCAGGCCAACGTGGACACCGGGTACCTGCAGGCCAACGCACCCGAGTTCACGGTGCCGCTGGGCCTCGCGCTGCGGGGGGTGACCAGTCGTGGTTGA